The following proteins come from a genomic window of Streptomyces sp. NBC_01716:
- a CDS encoding ABC transporter permease yields the protein MTVPSLYPGQPAESPGPSARVATDKSGRRLVTERFLRHRMAVAGLFILSALMICCYGAAWIAPYPRNAQNLLTGALAPSGQHWLGTDDLGRDYLTELLYAGQVSLTVGLGVAVLSTAVGTLVGAASGLIGGWIDELIMRVTDLFLIIPAIALLALAMQTLSPSPVTIVLVLAGLGWTVIARVVRSQVISLREKEFVEAALVLGASRTQIIGRHLLPNLLGVIIVNASLSVAAAIILESTLSFLGFGIQPPQSSWGNMLNQAAGLVGTPKDYLLYAPGVAILLTVLAVNFLGDGLRDAFDHQSRQ from the coding sequence ATGACCGTACCCAGCCTGTATCCCGGACAGCCGGCGGAATCCCCCGGCCCGTCGGCCCGCGTGGCCACGGACAAGAGCGGACGCCGCCTCGTCACGGAGCGGTTCCTGCGTCACCGCATGGCCGTGGCCGGCCTGTTCATCCTGTCGGCGCTCATGATCTGCTGCTACGGGGCGGCATGGATCGCCCCGTACCCGCGCAACGCCCAGAATCTCCTGACCGGGGCGCTCGCCCCGTCCGGGCAGCACTGGCTGGGCACCGACGACCTCGGACGGGACTATCTGACCGAGTTGCTGTACGCCGGGCAGGTGTCCCTGACCGTGGGGCTGGGCGTCGCCGTGCTGTCGACGGCGGTCGGCACCCTGGTGGGCGCGGCCTCCGGACTCATCGGCGGATGGATCGACGAACTGATCATGCGGGTCACCGATCTGTTCCTCATCATTCCGGCGATCGCCCTCCTGGCCCTGGCCATGCAGACGCTGAGCCCGTCACCCGTGACCATCGTCCTCGTTCTCGCCGGGCTCGGCTGGACCGTGATCGCCCGTGTGGTGCGCTCCCAGGTGATCAGCCTCCGGGAGAAGGAGTTCGTCGAGGCCGCGCTGGTGCTGGGGGCGTCACGTACGCAGATCATCGGCCGCCATCTGCTGCCGAACCTGCTCGGGGTGATCATCGTCAACGCTTCCCTCTCGGTCGCCGCCGCGATCATCCTGGAGTCCACGCTCAGCTTCCTGGGCTTCGGCATCCAGCCGCCGCAGTCGAGCTGGGGCAACATGCTCAACCAGGCCGCCGGGCTCGTCGGCACGCCGAAGGACTATCTGCTGTACGCGCCCGGCGTGGCCATCCTCCTCACCGTTCTCGCAGTCAACTTCCTGGGCGACGGACTGCGGGACGCCTTCGACCACCAGAGCAGGCAGTGA
- a CDS encoding ABC transporter ATP-binding protein — protein sequence MTSLSSRAGDAPADPAAALLSVRDLTVEYKTDAGLVAAVERLSFDVGERQTLAIVGESGSGKSAAAMAVMGLLPASARVTGSIRFRGRELLGLPERELRAVRGRHIGIIFQDALAALNPMMTVGDQIAEAVTVHDPTLGRKELAARAADLLGLVGIPAPEKRLHEYPHEFSGGMRQRVMIAMGMANEPDILIADEPTTALDVTVQAQILEVLRRVQERTGTSVLLITHDLGVVAGVADRVMVMYSGRNLELGGAESVFYEPSHPYTRALLDALPRIDRRVPRLTQIPGQLPPPGQRPRGCPFQPRCPHARPALCGAESASPLQVSTLHTTSCVRAHEIEGELR from the coding sequence ATGACCTCCCTCTCCTCCCGCGCCGGCGACGCCCCGGCGGACCCGGCCGCGGCCCTGCTGTCCGTCCGTGATCTCACCGTCGAGTACAAGACCGACGCCGGCCTGGTCGCCGCCGTGGAGCGGCTCTCCTTCGACGTGGGCGAACGGCAGACACTCGCCATCGTCGGCGAATCGGGCTCGGGCAAGAGCGCGGCGGCGATGGCCGTCATGGGGCTGCTTCCCGCGTCCGCCCGGGTGACCGGCTCCATCCGCTTCCGGGGGCGGGAGCTGCTCGGCCTGCCCGAGCGGGAGCTGCGCGCCGTGCGGGGACGCCACATCGGCATCATCTTCCAGGACGCCCTGGCCGCGCTGAATCCCATGATGACGGTCGGGGACCAGATCGCCGAGGCCGTGACCGTCCACGATCCGACGCTCGGACGCAAGGAGCTGGCGGCCCGCGCCGCCGACCTCCTCGGGCTCGTCGGCATCCCCGCGCCGGAGAAACGGCTGCACGAGTATCCGCACGAGTTCTCCGGCGGCATGCGCCAGCGCGTCATGATCGCCATGGGCATGGCGAACGAACCCGACATTCTCATCGCCGACGAACCGACCACGGCCCTGGACGTGACCGTTCAGGCCCAGATCCTGGAAGTGCTGCGACGGGTGCAGGAGCGCACCGGCACGTCGGTGCTGCTCATCACGCACGACCTGGGCGTCGTCGCGGGGGTCGCCGACCGGGTGATGGTGATGTACAGCGGCCGCAACCTGGAGCTGGGCGGCGCGGAGTCGGTCTTCTACGAGCCGTCGCACCCCTACACGCGGGCGCTGCTTGACGCACTCCCCCGGATCGACCGGCGTGTTCCCCGGCTCACCCAGATCCCGGGCCAGCTCCCGCCTCCCGGGCAGCGACCGCGCGGATGTCCGTTCCAGCCCCGCTGTCCCCACGCGCGGCCCGCGCTCTGCGGCGCCGAGTCCGCGTCCCCGCTCCAGGTGTCCACCCTGCACACGACGTCGTGTGTGCGGGCGCACGAGATCGAAGGCGAACTGCGATGA
- a CDS encoding ABC transporter ATP-binding protein, with protein sequence MNTSVETPSADTPPAVNVQGLVAEYRTGRRAGGGGTTVQAVSGVDLTIGRGRTLGLVGETGCGKSTLGRCLVRLVRPAGGRALVNGLDVAGAKGEAVARLRKQIQLVFQDPYSSLDPRMTVEQILFEPLRIHRLHRSRRAERARELLEQVGLDPDHARRYPSQFSGGQRQRIGIARALAVEPDILVLDEPVSALDVSVQAGVINLLQDLQQELGLTYLFIAHDLSVVRQISDEVAVMYLGRIAESAPAAELYEAPQHPYTQALLSAVPIPDPRAERARRRIVLQGDAPSPHSPPSGCRFRTRCWKAREICAQEAPPPLDLTSGHRVACHFPERAAPLDPGASQPATERDVHDARDVHDL encoded by the coding sequence ATGAACACGTCAGTGGAGACCCCGTCAGCGGATACCCCGCCAGCGGTGAACGTCCAGGGCCTGGTCGCCGAATACCGCACCGGCCGCAGAGCGGGAGGGGGCGGCACCACCGTGCAGGCCGTGTCCGGCGTCGATCTCACCATCGGCCGGGGCAGGACCCTCGGCCTGGTCGGCGAGACCGGCTGCGGCAAGAGCACCCTCGGCCGGTGTCTCGTCCGCCTGGTACGCCCGGCCGGCGGCCGGGCCCTGGTGAACGGACTGGACGTCGCCGGCGCGAAGGGCGAGGCCGTCGCCCGGCTGCGCAAGCAGATCCAGCTCGTCTTCCAGGATCCGTACTCCTCCCTCGACCCCCGGATGACCGTCGAGCAGATCCTCTTCGAGCCGCTGCGCATCCACCGCCTCCACCGCTCCCGGCGGGCCGAGCGGGCACGGGAACTGCTGGAGCAGGTCGGCCTCGACCCGGACCACGCCCGTCGCTACCCCAGCCAGTTCTCCGGGGGGCAGCGGCAGCGCATCGGGATCGCCAGGGCCCTGGCGGTCGAGCCGGACATCCTCGTCCTCGACGAGCCGGTGAGCGCCCTGGACGTCAGTGTGCAGGCGGGGGTGATCAATCTGTTGCAGGACCTCCAGCAGGAGCTGGGGCTCACGTATCTCTTCATCGCCCACGATCTGTCGGTGGTCCGTCAGATCAGTGACGAGGTCGCCGTGATGTACCTCGGCCGGATCGCCGAGAGCGCCCCAGCCGCCGAACTGTACGAGGCACCGCAGCACCCCTACACGCAGGCGCTCCTGTCGGCGGTCCCCATCCCGGACCCGCGCGCCGAGCGGGCCCGCCGGCGCATCGTGCTCCAGGGGGACGCCCCCAGCCCGCACAGCCCGCCCTCCGGGTGCCGCTTCCGTACCCGCTGCTGGAAGGCGCGGGAGATCTGCGCACAGGAAGCCCCGCCGCCGCTGGACCTGACGTCCGGTCACCGGGTCGCCTGTCACTTCCCCGAGCGGGCCGCACCGCTGGATCCGGGAGCCTCGCAGCCCGCCACCGAACGCGACGTCCACGACGCCCGCGACGTTCACGACCTCTGA
- a CDS encoding prolyl oligopeptidase family serine peptidase yields the protein MAHDWHRFFEARQCVSSRRGRGTRRDLELMTHDAPDGPVLTVWDAGDDVSRPVEAAYGDPRNAVLSADGTHILNLLDDNGSEMGHVWSLPVDGGPAVDLTPGTPPYTLRGIDVARTGDHAVLSAVAADGFSLWLVHTGGDRPPRRLFTSPAEAWNALVSADGRWASVDTTDHNPGLRRFAVTVVSTSADAPGEPLRTLSDGPEEPVRGIRFSPVAGDGRLLVSTERTGFIRPCVWNHADGSRADLDAPHLRGDVVPLDWSDDAAYVLLVHVDQGVHRVLEWHPDSGALQAVAHPPGAFFEADVADAHANYWASHYGADGQIRLLHQRFDSPLALLSVDRASGALTPLWTPPLRPAGVPLTSHTVRSLDGTPVQLWAGRPPGADGPRPTLLSVHGGPQLVTVDRYTPEAQAWLANGFAFAAVNYRGSQTFGRRFREGFWHTVGERELEDVAASAEWLVSEGIADPDALFISGASYGGYLSLLALGRLPHLFAGALAFVPMADWVGAYADMNPALRSAMRSFFHTGPDDDPDTFRRASPISYVDQVRAPVWIKTGTHDTRTPPRQVHGYARALEKAGGDVTVEWFSGGHETSSRSAELADQQRMMDLAGKALRGERWAEGRVTPPPEGSVGHPASGQ from the coding sequence ATGGCCCACGACTGGCACCGGTTCTTCGAAGCGCGGCAGTGTGTCTCCTCCCGCCGGGGACGCGGCACGAGGCGCGACCTCGAACTGATGACGCACGACGCGCCCGACGGACCCGTCCTGACCGTGTGGGACGCCGGCGACGACGTCAGCCGTCCCGTCGAGGCCGCGTACGGCGATCCGCGCAACGCGGTGCTGTCGGCCGACGGCACCCACATCCTCAATCTGCTGGACGACAACGGGTCGGAGATGGGCCATGTGTGGTCCCTGCCGGTCGACGGGGGCCCGGCGGTCGACCTGACGCCCGGGACACCTCCGTACACCCTGCGCGGGATCGATGTCGCGCGCACCGGGGACCACGCCGTCCTGTCCGCGGTCGCCGCGGACGGATTCTCGCTGTGGCTCGTCCACACCGGCGGGGACCGGCCGCCCCGGCGGCTGTTCACCTCACCGGCGGAGGCGTGGAACGCACTCGTATCGGCCGACGGCCGGTGGGCGAGCGTGGACACCACGGACCACAATCCCGGCCTCCGGCGCTTCGCCGTGACGGTCGTCAGCACCTCGGCCGACGCACCGGGAGAACCGCTCAGGACACTGTCGGACGGGCCGGAGGAACCCGTACGCGGCATCCGGTTCTCGCCCGTGGCCGGGGACGGCCGGCTGCTTGTCTCCACCGAACGGACCGGGTTCATCCGGCCCTGCGTGTGGAATCACGCCGACGGGTCACGCGCCGACCTGGACGCGCCCCACCTGCGGGGCGATGTCGTCCCGCTCGACTGGTCGGACGACGCCGCGTACGTCCTGCTGGTCCATGTCGACCAGGGCGTGCACAGGGTGCTGGAGTGGCACCCGGACAGTGGCGCGCTTCAGGCCGTCGCGCACCCGCCGGGCGCGTTCTTCGAGGCCGACGTCGCCGACGCCCATGCCAACTACTGGGCCTCCCACTACGGCGCGGACGGACAGATCCGGCTCCTCCATCAGCGTTTCGACAGCCCGCTCGCCCTCCTGAGTGTGGACCGGGCGTCGGGCGCCCTCACCCCTCTGTGGACACCACCTCTGCGCCCGGCGGGCGTCCCCCTGACCTCCCACACCGTGCGTTCCCTGGACGGGACACCCGTACAGCTGTGGGCGGGACGTCCCCCGGGAGCCGACGGCCCGAGGCCGACCCTGCTCAGCGTGCACGGCGGCCCGCAACTGGTCACGGTCGACCGGTACACACCCGAAGCCCAGGCCTGGCTGGCCAACGGCTTCGCGTTCGCCGCGGTCAACTACCGGGGCTCGCAGACCTTCGGCCGCCGCTTCCGCGAAGGGTTCTGGCACACGGTGGGCGAACGGGAACTGGAGGATGTCGCCGCGTCCGCCGAGTGGCTGGTGAGCGAAGGCATCGCGGACCCGGACGCCCTCTTCATCTCGGGAGCCTCCTACGGCGGCTACCTGTCGCTCCTCGCCCTCGGACGCCTGCCGCACCTCTTCGCCGGAGCGCTGGCCTTCGTCCCGATGGCGGACTGGGTGGGCGCCTACGCGGACATGAACCCCGCGCTGCGAAGCGCCATGCGCTCCTTCTTCCACACCGGTCCGGACGACGACCCGGACACCTTCCGGCGGGCATCCCCCATCAGTTACGTCGACCAGGTGCGCGCACCGGTATGGATCAAGACGGGCACCCACGACACCCGGACACCGCCCCGCCAGGTCCACGGATACGCGCGGGCACTGGAGAAGGCGGGCGGCGACGTCACCGTGGAGTGGTTCAGCGGCGGCCACGAAACGAGCAGCAGAAGCGCCGAACTGGCCGACCAGCAGCGGATGATGGATCTCGCGGGCAAGGCACTGAGGGGCGAACGCTGGGCCGAGGGGCGGGTGACGCCTCCTCCCGAGGGCTCGGTCGGACATCCCGCGTCAGGTCAGTGA
- a CDS encoding ATP-binding cassette domain-containing protein yields MTGTPTTPAGATGTTDGGTATTTPLVELADVSKYYGNIRALEGVSLEVRAGEITCVLGDNGAGKSTLIKIIAGLHQHDAGEFLIEGRRTTLGSPREALDLGIATVYQDLAVVPLMPVWRNFFLGSEPTKGAGPFKRLDVERMRRTTREELLRMGIDLRDVDQPIGTLSGGERQCVAIARAVHFGAKVLVLDEPTAALGVKQSGVVLKYVAAARDAGLGVVLITHNPHHAYLVGNRFVLLKRGVMAGSHTKRSITLDELTRQMAGGSELEELSHELAKAPAPAHLGGRPVDDGGQLVKDDKNGKPPAGGV; encoded by the coding sequence ATGACCGGCACGCCCACGACCCCGGCCGGCGCGACCGGCACGACCGACGGTGGAACGGCGACCACGACACCCCTGGTCGAGCTGGCCGACGTCAGTAAGTACTACGGCAACATCCGGGCCCTCGAAGGCGTCTCGCTGGAGGTGCGTGCCGGCGAGATCACCTGCGTCCTCGGCGACAACGGCGCGGGCAAGTCCACCCTCATCAAGATCATCGCGGGACTGCACCAGCACGACGCGGGCGAATTCCTCATCGAGGGCAGGAGGACGACGCTCGGCTCGCCGCGCGAGGCCCTCGACCTGGGCATCGCCACCGTCTACCAGGACCTCGCTGTCGTACCGCTCATGCCCGTCTGGCGGAACTTCTTCCTCGGCTCCGAGCCGACGAAGGGCGCGGGCCCCTTCAAGCGCCTCGATGTCGAACGGATGCGCCGCACCACCCGCGAGGAACTGCTGCGGATGGGCATCGACCTGCGCGACGTCGACCAGCCCATCGGGACCCTGTCCGGCGGTGAGCGGCAGTGCGTTGCCATCGCGCGTGCCGTCCACTTCGGCGCGAAGGTCCTCGTCCTGGACGAGCCGACCGCCGCGCTCGGCGTCAAGCAGTCCGGAGTCGTACTGAAGTACGTCGCCGCCGCGCGCGACGCGGGTCTGGGCGTGGTGCTGATCACCCACAACCCGCACCACGCGTATCTCGTCGGCAACCGGTTCGTCCTGCTCAAGCGCGGTGTCATGGCCGGCAGCCACACGAAGCGGTCGATCACCCTGGACGAGCTGACGCGCCAGATGGCGGGCGGCTCTGAGCTCGAAGAGCTGAGCCACGAACTGGCGAAGGCCCCCGCACCGGCCCACCTCGGTGGCCGTCCGGTGGACGACGGGGGTCAACTGGTGAAAGACGACAAAAACGGGAAGCCCCCGGCCGGCGGAGTCTAG
- a CDS encoding ABC transporter permease, with product MTTTAPPVKDRPGDGGSGGRAKDERLLGDSPLRKLLGRPELGAVVGAVAVFLFFSVVADSFLKTSSFGTVLYAASTIGIMAVPVALLMIGGEFDLSAGVLVTSSALISSMFSYQMTANIWVGVLVSLLVTLAIGVFNGFMLTRTKLPSFIITLGTFLMLTGLNLGLTKLISDTVSTKSVGDMEGFESARKVFASELTLGGVGLKVTILWWAGLVALATWILLRTRFGNWIFAVGGNAEAARAVGVPVRLTKIGLYMGVGFCAWVSGQHLLFSFDVVQSGEGVGNELIYIIAAVIGGCLITGGYGSAIGSAVGAFIFGMTSKGIVYAEWNPDWFKFFLGAMLLLATLLNAWVRKRAEAVQ from the coding sequence ATGACCACAACCGCACCACCTGTGAAGGACCGGCCGGGCGACGGCGGCAGCGGCGGCCGGGCCAAGGACGAGCGGCTGCTCGGTGACTCGCCGCTGCGCAAGCTGCTCGGCAGGCCCGAACTGGGCGCGGTCGTGGGCGCCGTGGCGGTGTTCCTCTTCTTCTCGGTCGTCGCCGACTCGTTCCTGAAGACGTCCAGCTTCGGCACCGTCCTGTACGCGGCGTCGACGATCGGGATCATGGCTGTGCCGGTGGCACTGCTGATGATCGGCGGCGAGTTCGACCTGTCGGCCGGTGTGCTGGTGACCAGTTCGGCTCTGATCTCCTCGATGTTCAGCTACCAGATGACGGCCAACATCTGGGTCGGCGTCCTCGTGTCCCTGCTGGTCACCCTCGCCATCGGGGTGTTCAACGGCTTCATGCTGACGCGGACGAAACTGCCGAGCTTCATCATCACCCTCGGCACATTCCTGATGCTCACGGGGCTCAACCTCGGTCTGACCAAGCTGATCAGCGACACCGTCTCGACCAAGAGCGTCGGCGACATGGAGGGCTTCGAGTCGGCGCGCAAGGTCTTCGCCTCCGAACTGACTCTCGGCGGCGTCGGGTTGAAGGTCACCATCCTCTGGTGGGCGGGCCTGGTCGCCCTCGCGACCTGGATCCTGCTCCGTACCCGCTTCGGCAACTGGATCTTCGCCGTCGGCGGCAACGCCGAGGCCGCCCGCGCCGTCGGTGTCCCGGTCCGGCTGACGAAGATCGGCCTCTACATGGGCGTCGGCTTCTGCGCCTGGGTCTCCGGCCAGCATCTGCTCTTCTCGTTCGACGTCGTACAGTCCGGTGAAGGCGTCGGCAACGAGCTGATCTACATCATCGCCGCGGTCATCGGCGGCTGTCTGATCACCGGCGGCTACGGCTCCGCGATCGGCTCCGCGGTCGGTGCCTTCATCTTCGGCATGACCAGCAAGGGCATCGTGTACGCGGAGTGGAACCCGGACTGGTTCAAGTTCTTCCTCGGAGCGATGCTCCTTCTGGCCACCCTGCTCAACGCATGGGTCCGCAAGCGAGCGGAGGCAGTCCAATGA
- a CDS encoding sugar ABC transporter substrate-binding protein, whose product MAGVGTGIRAVGAVLAVVLGAASLAGCSSTGGKRAEERAAAAEAQARGRAAVSTPKWTVAMVTHSGDGDTFWDIVQKGAEQAAAKDNINFLYAHSDEGQQQAQLVQSYIDKGVDGLIVTLAKPDAMKAVVAKATKAGIPVITVNSGSEQSEQFGALAHIGQDESIAGEAVGDELDKRGKKKALCVLHEQGNVGHEQRCAGAKKTFDGTMRNLYVEGTNMPDVQASIEAKLQSDKSIDAVVTLGAPFADTAVKAKETAGSKAEIDTFDLNAAVAGSLKAGRLGFAVDQQPYLQGYEAVDLLWLYRYNADVLGGGRPVLTGPQIINQQDAAELEKYAERGTR is encoded by the coding sequence GTGGCAGGAGTGGGGACAGGGATACGCGCGGTCGGCGCGGTGCTGGCGGTGGTTCTCGGGGCGGCGTCCCTGGCGGGATGCAGCAGCACGGGCGGCAAACGCGCCGAGGAGCGGGCCGCCGCGGCCGAGGCACAGGCACGGGGGCGGGCCGCTGTGAGCACCCCGAAGTGGACCGTCGCCATGGTCACCCACTCGGGAGACGGCGACACCTTCTGGGACATCGTCCAGAAGGGCGCCGAGCAGGCCGCGGCCAAGGACAACATCAACTTCCTGTACGCGCACAGCGACGAGGGCCAGCAGCAGGCGCAGCTCGTCCAGTCGTACATAGACAAGGGCGTCGACGGGCTGATCGTGACGCTCGCCAAGCCCGACGCGATGAAGGCCGTCGTCGCCAAGGCCACGAAGGCCGGCATCCCGGTGATCACCGTCAACTCGGGCTCCGAGCAGTCGGAGCAGTTCGGCGCGCTCGCCCATATCGGCCAGGACGAGTCCATCGCCGGCGAGGCAGTCGGCGACGAACTGGACAAGCGCGGCAAGAAGAAGGCCCTGTGCGTCCTGCACGAGCAGGGCAACGTCGGCCATGAACAGCGCTGCGCCGGGGCCAAGAAGACTTTCGACGGCACGATGCGGAACCTGTACGTCGAGGGCACCAACATGCCCGACGTCCAGGCGTCCATCGAGGCCAAGCTCCAGAGCGACAAGAGCATCGACGCCGTCGTGACGTTGGGCGCGCCGTTCGCCGACACCGCCGTCAAGGCGAAAGAGACGGCCGGCAGCAAGGCCGAGATCGACACGTTCGACCTCAACGCGGCCGTCGCGGGTTCGCTCAAGGCGGGCCGTCTCGGCTTCGCCGTCGACCAGCAGCCGTATCTCCAGGGGTACGAGGCCGTCGATCTGCTCTGGCTCTACCGGTACAACGCCGACGTACTCGGGGGCGGGCGCCCGGTCCTCACCGGACCGCAGATCATCAACCAGCAGGACGCCGCCGAGCTGGAGAAATACGCGGAGCGAGGGACCCGATGA
- a CDS encoding sugar ABC transporter substrate-binding protein, with protein MRTNRKAAARTAAALLTACALALVAGCSGSGGKDSEDKADDSGGGTAAKTPRMKIAMVTHSGEGDTFWDIVQSGAKVAAAKDNVQFLYAANKEGKEQAQLIQSYIDQDVDGLVVSLAKPEAVKAVLAKATAAGIPVVTINSGAEFSEPFGALSHIGQDEAVAGEAVGEELNKRGKKKALCVIHEQGNVSLEGRCAGVKKTFEGTVENLSVEGTNMPASTSSIEAKLQSDKSIDTVVTLGAPFAAASVKAKEGAGSGAEINTFDLNADVVKQLKAKEIGFAVDQQPYLQGYLAVDELWLNKNNGNVIGGGKPVLTGPALVTEKDVPALEKYTARGTR; from the coding sequence ATGCGTACCAACCGAAAGGCGGCGGCCCGCACGGCGGCGGCGCTGCTCACCGCATGCGCACTCGCCCTCGTCGCCGGATGCAGCGGCTCCGGCGGCAAGGACTCCGAGGACAAGGCCGACGACAGCGGCGGCGGTACGGCTGCCAAGACCCCGCGTATGAAGATCGCCATGGTCACGCACTCCGGCGAGGGCGACACCTTCTGGGACATCGTCCAGAGCGGCGCCAAGGTCGCCGCGGCCAAGGACAACGTCCAGTTCCTCTACGCGGCCAACAAGGAGGGCAAGGAGCAGGCCCAGCTGATCCAGAGCTACATCGACCAGGACGTCGACGGGCTCGTGGTCAGCCTCGCCAAGCCCGAGGCGGTCAAGGCGGTCCTCGCCAAGGCGACGGCCGCCGGGATCCCCGTCGTCACGATCAACTCCGGCGCCGAGTTCTCCGAGCCCTTCGGGGCGCTCAGCCATATCGGCCAGGACGAGGCCGTCGCGGGTGAGGCCGTCGGCGAGGAGCTGAACAAGCGCGGTAAGAAAAAGGCGCTCTGCGTCATCCACGAGCAGGGCAACGTCTCGCTCGAAGGCCGCTGCGCCGGTGTCAAGAAGACCTTCGAGGGCACCGTCGAGAATCTGAGCGTCGAGGGCACCAACATGCCCGCGTCCACGTCGTCCATCGAGGCCAAGCTCCAGAGCGACAAGAGTATCGACACGGTCGTGACGCTGGGGGCGCCGTTCGCCGCCGCTTCCGTGAAGGCCAAGGAGGGCGCGGGATCCGGCGCCGAGATCAACACCTTCGACCTCAACGCGGACGTGGTCAAGCAGCTCAAGGCCAAGGAGATCGGCTTCGCCGTGGACCAGCAGCCCTATCTCCAGGGCTATCTCGCGGTCGACGAGCTGTGGCTCAACAAGAACAACGGCAACGTCATCGGCGGTGGAAAGCCCGTACTCACCGGACCCGCACTCGTGACCGAGAAGGACGTCCCCGCGCTGGAGAAGTACACCGCCCGCGGCACCCGATGA
- a CDS encoding GntR family transcriptional regulator, giving the protein MSQQLEAAIEQGGLAPGSLLGNEIELAGRLGLSRPTVRQAIQSLVDKGLLVRRRGVGTQVLHSQVRRPLELSSLYDDLEAAGQRPATRVLRNTVEPATAEVAAALGIAEGTDVRLIERLRYAHDEPMARLRNHLPVELLDCDTAQLESTGLYRMMRAVGITLHSARQSVGARAADAGEAGLLDETTGAPLLAMERTTFDDTGRSVEFGSHIYRASRYVFEFQLLVRS; this is encoded by the coding sequence CTGTCGCAGCAGCTCGAAGCCGCCATCGAGCAGGGCGGGCTCGCGCCGGGCAGCCTCCTCGGCAACGAGATCGAGCTGGCGGGCCGGCTCGGGCTCTCCCGGCCGACCGTCCGCCAGGCCATCCAATCGCTCGTCGACAAGGGTCTGCTGGTACGCCGCCGGGGCGTCGGCACCCAGGTCCTGCACAGCCAGGTCAGACGACCTCTGGAGCTGAGCAGCCTCTACGACGACCTGGAGGCGGCCGGCCAGCGCCCCGCCACCCGCGTGCTGCGCAACACGGTCGAACCGGCCACCGCCGAGGTCGCCGCCGCGCTCGGGATCGCCGAGGGGACGGACGTACGGCTCATCGAACGGCTCCGGTACGCCCACGACGAACCGATGGCCCGGCTGCGTAACCATCTCCCCGTCGAACTCCTCGACTGCGACACCGCACAGCTCGAATCCACCGGCCTGTACCGGATGATGCGGGCCGTCGGCATCACGCTGCACAGCGCGCGCCAGTCGGTCGGCGCGCGCGCCGCCGACGCCGGGGAGGCGGGGCTGCTGGACGAGACGACGGGCGCGCCGCTGCTGGCGATGGAGCGCACCACGTTCGACGACACGGGCCGCTCGGTGGAGTTCGGCTCGCACATCTACCGGGCCTCGCGCTACGTCTTCGAGTTCCAGCTCCTCGTCCGCTCCTGA
- a CDS encoding Gfo/Idh/MocA family protein, with protein sequence MRIGLIGTGRIGTFHAEVLSRHREVGSLVVADTDAARAAHVADRTGSTAAPSVDEVFSWGVDAVVIASATSAHADLISRAARAGLPAFCEKPIALDLKGTLGALTDVDAAGTVLQLGFMRRFDAGYGAARDLVRSGALGRLHTVRAITSDPAPPAPEYLPLSGGLYRDCLVHDFDIMRWVTGREVVEVYATGSDAGPPMFREAGDIDTAAAVLTLDDGTLATATATRCNGAGYDVRMELAGEQDQFAVGLDDRTPITSTEPKGPPRCDNPWPGFLERFAPAYEAELDAFVRVVGGELANPCDGHEALHALRIAEACELSRLEHRPVRLEEIPGGR encoded by the coding sequence ATGCGCATCGGACTTATCGGCACCGGCCGTATCGGCACCTTCCACGCGGAGGTGCTGAGCCGCCATCGCGAGGTCGGCTCCCTGGTCGTCGCCGACACGGACGCGGCCCGAGCCGCACACGTCGCCGACCGTACGGGCTCCACGGCCGCCCCCTCGGTGGACGAGGTCTTCTCCTGGGGCGTGGACGCCGTCGTCATCGCCTCCGCCACCTCCGCCCACGCCGACCTGATCAGCCGCGCCGCGCGGGCCGGACTGCCCGCCTTCTGCGAGAAGCCGATCGCACTGGACCTCAAGGGCACGCTGGGCGCCCTGACCGATGTCGACGCCGCGGGCACCGTCCTGCAACTGGGCTTCATGCGCCGCTTCGACGCCGGTTACGGCGCGGCCCGCGATCTCGTACGGTCCGGGGCGCTGGGCCGGCTGCACACCGTCCGGGCCATCACCTCCGACCCCGCGCCGCCGGCCCCGGAGTATCTGCCGCTGTCCGGCGGGCTCTACCGGGACTGTCTGGTCCACGACTTCGACATCATGCGCTGGGTCACCGGGCGCGAGGTGGTGGAGGTGTACGCGACCGGTTCGGACGCCGGTCCCCCGATGTTCCGCGAGGCCGGGGACATCGACACGGCCGCCGCCGTCCTCACGCTGGACGACGGGACGCTCGCCACCGCCACGGCCACCCGCTGCAACGGCGCGGGGTACGACGTACGGATGGAACTGGCCGGTGAACAGGACCAGTTCGCGGTCGGCCTCGACGACCGTACGCCGATCACCTCGACCGAGCCGAAGGGTCCGCCGCGCTGCGACAACCCGTGGCCGGGCTTCCTGGAGCGGTTCGCGCCGGCGTACGAGGCGGAGCTCGACGCCTTCGTCCGGGTCGTGGGCGGCGAGCTGGCGAACCCGTGCGACGGGCACGAGGCGCTGCACGCGCTGCGGATCGCGGAGGCGTGCGAGCTGTCGCGGCTCGAACACCGGCCGGTGCGGCTGGAGGAGATCCCGGGCGGGCGTTAG